The Candidatus Edwardsbacteria bacterium genome has a segment encoding these proteins:
- a CDS encoding MFS transporter — translation MADQKTPSLWNRNFLLLWQGQLVSSLGDNFYAIALGFWVLEKTGSTGLMGTLMAVSTLPRVLISPFAGVWVDRTERRSLLIAMDVIRGVASAGIGLAAFAGHLEIWMVFAAGIVLSVCGSFFGPAVSSAIPDIVPPEQIVQANSVFSLAYNGSSIIGTAGGGFLYQALKAPLMFLFDGFSYVFSAAAILFMKIPAVRHQSQKLSFFQDMKGGLLFVKRFKGLRYSFLIFGVLNFFANIGFFLILPMFQKISFLGAGKYGIVMGVLTGGSFLGYLLASTIKIPTAKRFLVFYLGALMSAACMALFPAHVTMIYMSAMAALIGLSIAVVNALISAVMQITVPQDMRGKVFGLLGTMAGSLTPIAFAVGGWLGEVFPIRPLMSGCFILTFGAFFVLVFVPSVIRFFNFDPSKQTLEEIM, via the coding sequence ATGGCTGATCAAAAAACACCATCGCTCTGGAACCGCAATTTCCTGCTGCTGTGGCAGGGCCAGCTGGTCTCCTCCCTGGGCGACAATTTTTACGCCATTGCCCTGGGCTTCTGGGTGCTGGAGAAGACCGGCTCCACCGGCCTGATGGGCACCCTGATGGCCGTCTCCACCCTGCCCCGGGTGCTGATCTCTCCCTTCGCCGGGGTGTGGGTGGACCGGACCGAGCGCCGGTCGCTGCTGATCGCCATGGACGTGATCCGGGGAGTGGCCTCGGCCGGGATCGGTCTGGCGGCCTTTGCCGGGCATCTTGAAATATGGATGGTCTTCGCCGCCGGCATAGTCTTAAGCGTCTGCGGTTCGTTCTTCGGGCCGGCGGTCAGTTCGGCCATCCCGGACATCGTGCCGCCGGAGCAGATCGTCCAGGCCAACTCGGTGTTCAGCCTGGCCTACAACGGCAGCAGCATCATCGGCACGGCCGGCGGCGGCTTCCTGTACCAGGCGCTCAAAGCCCCGCTGATGTTCCTGTTCGACGGGTTTTCCTACGTCTTCTCGGCGGCGGCCATACTTTTCATGAAGATCCCGGCCGTCAGGCACCAATCCCAGAAGCTGAGCTTCTTTCAGGACATGAAGGGCGGGCTGCTGTTTGTCAAAAGATTCAAAGGGCTCAGATACTCTTTCCTGATCTTCGGGGTGCTGAACTTTTTCGCCAATATCGGGTTCTTTTTGATCCTGCCCATGTTTCAGAAGATATCCTTCCTGGGAGCCGGTAAATACGGGATAGTGATGGGGGTGCTGACCGGGGGGTCATTTTTGGGCTATCTTCTGGCTTCGACCATAAAAATACCCACCGCTAAAAGGTTCCTGGTCTTTTATCTGGGGGCCCTGATGAGCGCAGCCTGCATGGCCCTGTTCCCGGCGCATGTCACCATGATCTACATGTCGGCGATGGCGGCCCTGATAGGGCTGTCAATCGCGGTGGTCAATGCCCTGATCAGCGCGGTGATGCAGATAACGGTGCCCCAGGATATGCGGGGCAAGGTATTCGGCCTGCTGGGCACCATGGCCGGCAGCCTGACCCCCATTGCTTTTGCGGTGGGCGGATGGCTGGGCGAAGTGTTTCCCATAAGGCCTTTGATGTCCGGGTGCTTCATCCTGACCTTCGGGGCTTTCTTCGTGCTGGTATTCGTGCCCTCGGTTATAAGATTCTTTAACTTCGACCCAAGCAAACAGACGCTGGAGGAGATAATGTAG
- a CDS encoding GNAT family N-acetyltransferase: MEIRELKKGDDLKALVQLSRDFFYEYESYHPYFFKIDKIEDNDIISYFARFIGTDDRKAFVAVESDAIIGYISVYIKEQADFWKIKNVGDISGLMVQKEHRGKGIGKKLLQRAVGYFKGKGIKQYALFTSVNNKNGIEFYEKCGLEKLYTTMIGEVE; this comes from the coding sequence ATGGAAATACGCGAGCTGAAAAAAGGGGACGACCTCAAAGCCTTGGTGCAGCTATCCAGGGATTTCTTCTATGAATATGAATCATACCATCCGTATTTCTTCAAGATCGACAAGATAGAGGATAACGACATAATCAGCTACTTTGCCAGGTTCATCGGTACTGATGACCGTAAGGCCTTTGTGGCGGTTGAGAGCGATGCTATAATCGGCTACATATCAGTCTATATCAAGGAACAAGCTGATTTTTGGAAAATCAAAAATGTGGGGGATATCTCCGGGCTGATGGTGCAAAAAGAGCATCGTGGCAAAGGGATCGGCAAAAAACTGCTGCAAAGAGCGGTAGGTTATTTCAAGGGAAAGGGAATCAAGCAGTACGCGCTTTTTACCTCGGTCAACAATAAGAATGGAATTGAATTTTATGAGAAATGCGGTCTGGAGAAGCTTTATACGACGATGATT